A segment of the Alistipes communis genome:
TCCCCGAACGAGAAACGTCCGCCCGCCGGATGCGCCTCGCGCAACGGCGACCACGTATCGGGCCACAGATCGTCGCCCGTCACTTCCAACTGCGCCGAAAGCGGCAGCCCCAGCGAGTCCAACCGCGCCGCTGCGGCCAGCGCCAGCGGAAATTTGAAGGTGCTCATCGCCGGCATCGGACGGTCGCCGCCGACCGAGGCGATCACCCTGCCCTCGCGCACGACGGCGATACCCACCTCGGCGTCGACACCGCGCACGGCCCGGCACAGATCGCGTTCCAACCCGTGCGGTGTAACGAACCACAGCGTCCCTGCCGCACCTGCTAAAAGCAAAAGAAGAAAAAATCGTTTCATCGGACCACAATAGAATCAAACCGACCGGACGAGCCGCGACAATTCGTCGAAGGTCATCGTCCGCACCTCGCAGGCACCGACTGCGGTCGGCAGCACCAGACGGATCGTATCGCCCTCGCTCTTTTTGTCCTTAGTCACGGCCGCGAGCAGCCGTTCGGCCGGCACCGGCGGTTCGGTCGCGAAGCCCAACGCCGCAAGCAGCCGCACGATGCGGTCGCACGCGGCCGGGGCCAGCAGCCCCAGCTTCACGGCCAGCCGTGCGGCGATCGCCATGCCGACGGCCACCGCCTCGCCGTGGATCATCTCGCGCGAGCATTTCTCGACGGCATGGCCGAACGTATGGCCCAGATTGAGTTTGCGCCGCTCGCCGTGTTCGCGTTCGTCGCGGCTCACGACCGCGGCTTTGAGCCGCACGGAGTGCACCACGACCTTATCCATGGTCTCCGGATCGGCGCACAGGCCGTCGAGTCCCGCCCGCTCGATCAGCCCGAAGAGCGGTTCGTCGCCGATGATCCCCGCCTTGACCGCCTCGGCCAGTCCTGCGCGAATCTCCCGCAGGGGAAGCGTCGCGAAGAGCGACGTGTCGCAGACGACGAATTGCGGCTGGGCGAAAACGCCCGCCATGTTCTTGTACCCGTCCAGATTGACGCCGTTCTTGCCGCCGACGCTCGCATCGACACACCCCAGCAGCGTCGTCGAGACGAACCCGAACGGAACGCCGCGCATGTAGACCGATGCCACGAAGCCCGTGACGTCGGTCACGATGCCCCCTCCGACCCCCAGCAGGAAGGTCGTGCGGTCGGCGCCGCGGCGGATCAGCTCGCGGCAGACCTCCTCGACGGTCTGCAACGTCTTGTGCTCCTCGCCCGGCTCCATGCAGATCGGGTCGCAGTCCTCGAACAGTTCGGGACGGCAACGGGCGACATTGCG
Coding sequences within it:
- the aroB gene encoding 3-dehydroquinate synthase, which translates into the protein MSYSLQVAGRSRVVVGRTVEELPRLLPQGRVIVLTDRNVARCRPELFEDCDPICMEPGEEHKTLQTVEEVCRELIRRGADRTTFLLGVGGGIVTDVTGFVASVYMRGVPFGFVSTTLLGCVDASVGGKNGVNLDGYKNMAGVFAQPQFVVCDTSLFATLPLREIRAGLAEAVKAGIIGDEPLFGLIERAGLDGLCADPETMDKVVVHSVRLKAAVVSRDEREHGERRKLNLGHTFGHAVEKCSREMIHGEAVAVGMAIAARLAVKLGLLAPAACDRIVRLLAALGFATEPPVPAERLLAAVTKDKKSEGDTIRLVLPTAVGACEVRTMTFDELSRLVRSV